A genomic window from Photobacterium gaetbulicola Gung47 includes:
- a CDS encoding mannitol-1-phosphate 5-dehydrogenase (COG0246) produces the protein MKAVHFGAGNIGRGFIGKLLADANVAVTFADVDEPLVDQLSHDQSYKVKVVGSECKIDTVTHVTAVNSASQDVIDQIIHTDMVTTAVGPNVLDIIAKTIATGLTHRFESGNNNPLNIIACENMVRGTTHLKQEIYKHLNSIYHGQADELVGFVDSAVDRIVPPSEAANDDPLEVTVESFSEWIVDKQQFKGDIPAIEGMETTDNLMAFVERKLFTLNTGHIVTAYLGALKGHETVRDAIEDQEIYDQVKAAMQESGEVLVRRYGFDRDMHNAYIDKILSRFANPYLRDEIDRVGRQPIRKLGANDRLIKPLLGTMEYGVENSTLLKGIAAAFKYTNDTDPQAIELQASLKDIGLRPTLAKYTGLDAVGEEAKQIEALFQSL, from the coding sequence ATGAAAGCAGTACATTTTGGTGCAGGTAACATCGGGCGTGGTTTTATTGGTAAGTTGCTGGCAGACGCGAATGTGGCCGTGACTTTTGCCGACGTTGACGAGCCGTTGGTTGACCAACTTAGCCATGACCAGTCATACAAGGTAAAAGTGGTGGGTAGCGAGTGTAAAATTGATACCGTTACCCATGTCACGGCGGTTAACTCAGCCAGCCAAGATGTGATTGACCAGATCATCCACACCGACATGGTAACTACCGCGGTAGGTCCTAACGTGTTGGATATCATTGCCAAAACCATTGCCACTGGTCTAACACACCGTTTCGAGTCTGGTAACAATAATCCGCTAAACATCATCGCCTGTGAAAACATGGTGCGCGGTACGACTCACCTTAAACAAGAGATTTACAAGCACCTCAATAGCATTTACCACGGTCAGGCTGATGAACTGGTGGGCTTTGTCGATTCAGCGGTTGACCGCATCGTTCCGCCATCAGAAGCGGCCAATGATGACCCATTGGAAGTAACAGTAGAAAGCTTTAGCGAGTGGATTGTCGACAAACAGCAATTCAAAGGTGATATCCCAGCCATCGAAGGCATGGAAACGACTGATAACCTGATGGCCTTTGTAGAGCGTAAGCTGTTTACCCTGAATACCGGCCATATCGTTACCGCTTACCTTGGTGCCTTGAAAGGTCACGAGACGGTTCGTGATGCGATTGAAGACCAAGAAATTTATGACCAAGTAAAAGCCGCCATGCAAGAAAGCGGTGAAGTGCTGGTCCGCCGCTACGGGTTTGATCGTGATATGCACAATGCCTATATTGATAAGATCCTTAGCCGCTTTGCCAACCCATATTTGCGTGATGAAATCGACCGTGTTGGCCGCCAGCCAATCCGTAAACTGGGTGCGAATGATCGTCTGATCAAGCCGTTGCTGGGCACAATGGAGTACGGTGTTGAAAATAGCACTTTGCTAAAAGGGATTGCTGCAGCATTCAAATACACCAATGACACGGATCCACAGGCAATCGAGCTGCAGGCGTCGCTCAAAGATATCGGTTTGCGCCCGACATTGGCAAAATATACCGGCCTTGATGCTGTCGGTGAAGAAGCCAAACAGATTGAGGCACTTTTCCAGTCTCTGTAA